The Streptomyces pactum genome contains a region encoding:
- a CDS encoding SSI family serine proteinase inhibitor, producing MFQVTRLPAARLLGAAALSLASLASLSAAHPAAAAGTGAPGADHLTVTVRDAGPEADGTYELYCHPHGGSHPDPAGACAVVERDTRWGQDAFAPVPEGSVCTMQYGGPATAHVTGTWAGRPVDVTYDRGDGCEISRWDRMVPLLPDVGPRAPGRS from the coding sequence ATGTTCCAGGTCACCCGCCTCCCCGCCGCCCGCCTCCTCGGCGCCGCCGCCCTGTCCCTCGCCTCCCTCGCCTCCCTGTCCGCCGCGCACCCGGCCGCGGCCGCCGGTACCGGGGCACCGGGCGCCGATCACCTGACGGTCACCGTCCGGGACGCCGGCCCGGAGGCGGACGGCACGTACGAGCTGTACTGCCACCCCCACGGCGGCAGCCACCCCGACCCGGCCGGCGCCTGTGCCGTCGTCGAGCGCGACACGCGGTGGGGGCAGGACGCCTTCGCCCCCGTCCCGGAGGGCAGCGTCTGCACCATGCAGTACGGCGGTCCCGCCACCGCGCATGTCACGGGCACCTGGGCCGGGCGCCCCGTCGACGTGACGTACGACCGCGGCGACGGTTGCGAGATCTCCCGCTGGGACCGCATGGTGCCGCTGCTGCCCGACGTGGGGCCGCGGGCGCCGGGACGGTCGTAG
- a CDS encoding PAS domain-containing protein, whose translation MSSRPSRGAARLAAILDALPDALVLVNANGTVVNANTIALEAFETPGTALVGRGLLDLLPQFDSRLIPGSMRRPDHIDPRARTKPTRMVARRTDGTEFPVEVTSANLETGQQAYDNYGYTGDELLMLVVRDLSGTVDTEAELARSQRQTEMILRAASEGVVGTDTDGRIVLVNPAAAQILGYRASDLGGRELHTLILHSRADGSPFPYDESPLADTLRSGRKHRVRGQVVFAKSGDQLPVDLTTAPVRDGDQLVGAVMTFTDRRPYDALVKEHEEAEQRHAEELERLAEEHASELTALRQQHVAELEELREQHAEEIAADADRYAALGEREKDRYEAIAARHEQLLTLLGGSLRGPLDELRQELAALAADDAGQLWPEANQVLHHLSAGYSRITTLIDNVLGYQRLDVGNENVSRTKVMLDAVVAAGVDGAVELIGPGRVQFAVHAPPIEAEVDARLLATALAHLVADVAGVDATGNSPVSATGGYLDNTVVVAAAQRGEVVRIEVRGPYTGGDPVHEPIVRGIVRAHGGVLQTHEVPGMSGSAYVLEVPIGGGAGAVEAQAPDPAQAQAQAQTQSAGSEGAAGAGSALAVQEPAPGGGRRRARRASVDAFLESEVAGAVGESADGPAAGAEAGSAAPTGRRRRRAAQAQEHQGGQGRGPQEQVQASAPLPVPAQASPGEGSGGTGRRRGRPAEAAGAAVEGLPPGLLAGVSEGAVVMAGEHGGGAAASNTGLGGTVPPQGVPAPSGRRARRDGGEQQALPPALPAQAGESDPDDGSEPTGRRRRALASANERAAAQESAPRQVFALPPADADRPSDGSAEPHGTPTPQPLGPPQPHGTPQSQGVPQSHEMPQAHGMPQSHGTPQPQGSAPQPHGTPQPHGNRPQPHGAPQPHGNPPQPHGAPQPHGNPPQPHNTPQPHDTPQPHGNRPRPHGAPGTEAPVTAPTGQVQVPGPAASGDALLDDGRHDAVPHDQAEDHTPPQPHPAEAPTGRRRRAGAAARQADEAVPGPAQGAPAQNDPPQGGATQGGPAQAGPAQAGPAQAGPAQAGLVQAGLVQAGPTQGAPVQGAPVQGAPVQGAPVPPPQDTAARNMATQNTAGQGVPAQAAPASEPATAPAAGPEAPQPGGSATDAAQPAAAGQPAPQPWPAAADATGAGVPVPPGGVTGPAPANAPGDTGPAPATPPAPTPPQGVPATTPSQGTPLPPENVPAPRAAQPLPAEASAPADPNSTQGRAISVRTLGQGVPFNRQAVQVQQPSATPAPHQPGGSGRRRKLGTPPDPAATRADQSARPHPPAEQPPTAAAQPKPQAQPQAQPQGQGQPQGQGQPQGQAQEQPSLGGGQSRRAPVTEGAGRSYAIGAPDKNAAEGPEPLDGPGGAVEVADPPRPQPMDDELPPEPLDNPRRLLVWPAPDVSTQQALSDRGYRPVIVHSREEVDAQIAAFPAALFVDPLTGPITRTALQSLRQAAVAAEVPVLVTAGLGQASRDAAYGADPAVLLKALAPRDSEQHPPRVLLIEEHAEIALALTATLERRGMQVARAASDADAVALAGQFRPNLVVMDLMQVRRGQAGYAGIIDWLRANGQLNRTPLVVYTAAVDQADLPRLASGETVLFLAERSTSGEVQSRIVELLSRIGTN comes from the coding sequence GTGAGCAGCAGGCCATCCCGAGGCGCTGCTCGCCTCGCAGCCATACTGGACGCGCTGCCGGACGCGTTGGTACTGGTCAACGCCAACGGCACCGTGGTCAACGCCAACACCATCGCGCTGGAGGCCTTCGAGACTCCGGGCACCGCGCTGGTCGGGCGCGGACTGCTCGATCTGCTGCCGCAGTTCGACTCGCGGCTCATCCCCGGCTCCATGCGGCGGCCCGACCACATCGACCCGCGGGCGCGCACCAAGCCGACGCGGATGGTCGCCCGGCGCACCGACGGGACCGAGTTCCCGGTCGAGGTCACCAGCGCCAACCTGGAGACCGGCCAGCAGGCCTACGACAACTACGGCTACACCGGCGACGAACTGCTGATGCTCGTCGTCCGCGACCTCTCCGGCACCGTCGACACCGAGGCCGAGCTGGCGCGTTCGCAGCGGCAGACCGAGATGATCCTGCGGGCCGCGTCCGAGGGCGTCGTCGGCACCGACACCGACGGGCGGATCGTCCTCGTCAACCCGGCGGCCGCCCAGATACTGGGTTACCGGGCCAGTGACCTCGGCGGCCGCGAGCTGCACACCCTCATCCTGCACTCGCGGGCCGACGGCTCGCCCTTCCCCTACGACGAGTCCCCGCTCGCCGACACCCTGCGCTCGGGCCGCAAGCACCGGGTGCGCGGGCAGGTGGTCTTCGCCAAGAGCGGCGACCAGCTACCGGTCGACCTGACGACCGCCCCCGTGCGCGACGGCGACCAGCTCGTCGGCGCCGTGATGACCTTCACCGACCGGCGCCCCTACGACGCGCTGGTCAAGGAGCACGAGGAGGCGGAGCAGCGGCACGCCGAGGAGCTGGAGCGGCTCGCCGAGGAGCACGCCTCCGAGCTGACCGCGCTGCGTCAGCAGCACGTGGCCGAGCTGGAGGAACTGCGGGAGCAGCACGCGGAGGAGATCGCCGCGGACGCCGACCGCTACGCCGCGCTCGGTGAGCGGGAGAAGGACCGCTACGAGGCGATCGCCGCCCGGCACGAGCAACTGCTCACCCTCCTCGGGGGTTCCCTGCGCGGGCCCCTGGACGAACTGCGGCAGGAGCTCGCCGCGCTGGCCGCGGACGACGCCGGGCAGCTGTGGCCCGAGGCCAATCAGGTGCTGCACCACCTGTCGGCCGGTTACTCGCGCATCACCACCCTCATCGACAACGTCCTCGGCTACCAGCGCCTCGACGTCGGCAACGAGAACGTCTCCCGCACCAAGGTGATGCTCGACGCCGTCGTCGCCGCCGGTGTCGACGGGGCCGTGGAACTGATCGGTCCGGGACGCGTGCAGTTCGCCGTGCACGCGCCGCCCATCGAGGCCGAGGTCGACGCCCGGCTGCTGGCGACCGCGCTCGCGCATCTCGTCGCGGACGTGGCGGGCGTCGACGCCACCGGCAACTCGCCCGTGTCGGCGACGGGCGGCTACCTGGACAACACCGTCGTGGTCGCGGCGGCACAGCGCGGCGAGGTCGTACGCATCGAGGTGCGCGGTCCGTACACCGGGGGAGACCCGGTGCACGAGCCGATCGTGCGGGGGATCGTGCGGGCGCACGGTGGCGTGCTGCAGACGCACGAGGTGCCCGGCATGAGCGGCAGCGCGTACGTGCTGGAGGTGCCGATCGGTGGTGGGGCGGGGGCCGTTGAGGCCCAGGCTCCGGATCCGGCACAGGCACAGGCACAGGCGCAGACCCAGTCCGCCGGGTCCGAGGGTGCGGCGGGTGCGGGCAGTGCCCTGGCCGTCCAGGAGCCGGCCCCCGGTGGCGGGCGGCGGCGTGCTCGGCGGGCGTCCGTCGACGCGTTCCTGGAGAGCGAGGTCGCGGGCGCGGTGGGCGAGAGCGCCGACGGTCCCGCCGCCGGGGCCGAAGCCGGCAGTGCCGCCCCGACCGGGCGACGCAGGCGGCGTGCGGCCCAGGCCCAGGAGCATCAGGGGGGCCAGGGCCGGGGACCGCAGGAGCAGGTCCAGGCGTCCGCCCCGCTCCCGGTTCCCGCGCAGGCGTCGCCGGGCGAGGGGTCCGGCGGTACCGGGCGCCGACGCGGGCGCCCCGCGGAGGCCGCCGGTGCCGCGGTCGAGGGCCTGCCCCCGGGGCTGCTCGCCGGAGTGTCCGAGGGTGCCGTCGTCATGGCCGGCGAGCACGGCGGAGGGGCCGCGGCCTCCAACACCGGGCTCGGCGGGACCGTACCGCCGCAGGGTGTGCCCGCCCCCAGCGGCCGACGCGCCCGGCGCGACGGTGGTGAGCAGCAGGCGCTGCCTCCGGCCCTGCCCGCGCAGGCCGGCGAGTCGGACCCGGACGACGGGTCCGAGCCGACCGGGCGCCGGCGCCGCGCCCTGGCCTCCGCGAACGAGCGCGCCGCCGCACAGGAGTCGGCCCCGCGCCAGGTCTTCGCGCTGCCGCCCGCCGACGCGGACCGGCCGTCCGACGGATCGGCGGAGCCGCACGGGACGCCGACACCTCAGCCACTTGGGCCGCCACAGCCGCACGGGACGCCGCAGTCACAGGGTGTGCCCCAGTCGCACGAGATGCCGCAGGCTCACGGCATGCCCCAGTCCCATGGGACACCGCAGCCGCAAGGCAGCGCGCCCCAGCCCCACGGCACGCCGCAACCTCACGGCAACAGGCCCCAGCCCCACGGCGCGCCCCAGCCGCACGGCAACCCGCCCCAGCCCCACGGCGCGCCCCAGCCGCACGGCAACCCGCCCCAGCCCCACAACACGCCCCAGCCGCACGACACGCCGCAACCTCACGGCAACAGGCCCCGGCCCCACGGCGCGCCCGGCACCGAAGCGCCCGTGACGGCGCCCACCGGGCAGGTCCAGGTGCCCGGCCCGGCCGCTTCCGGGGACGCCCTGCTCGACGACGGCCGGCACGACGCCGTACCGCACGACCAGGCCGAGGACCACACCCCGCCGCAGCCGCACCCGGCCGAGGCGCCCACGGGACGGCGCCGCCGGGCCGGTGCCGCCGCCCGGCAGGCCGACGAAGCGGTACCGGGACCTGCGCAGGGCGCACCGGCGCAAAACGATCCGCCACAGGGCGGTGCGACACAGGGCGGCCCAGCGCAGGCCGGTCCAGCGCAGGCCGGTCCAGCGCAGGCCGGTCCAGCGCAGGCCGGACTAGTGCAGGCCGGACTAGTGCAGGCCGGACCGACGCAGGGGGCGCCCGTGCAGGGGGCGCCCGTGCAGGGGGCGCCCGTGCAGGGAGCCCCCGTCCCTCCTCCGCAGGACACCGCCGCGCGGAACATGGCCACGCAGAACACCGCAGGTCAGGGCGTGCCCGCGCAGGCCGCACCGGCGTCCGAGCCCGCGACCGCGCCTGCCGCCGGCCCCGAGGCGCCCCAGCCCGGCGGGTCCGCCACCGACGCCGCGCAGCCCGCTGCGGCCGGTCAGCCCGCCCCGCAGCCGTGGCCCGCCGCCGCGGACGCCACGGGCGCCGGCGTCCCGGTACCGCCGGGCGGCGTCACCGGCCCCGCCCCGGCGAACGCCCCCGGCGACACCGGACCCGCCCCTGCCACGCCCCCGGCCCCGACGCCCCCGCAGGGCGTCCCCGCCACCACACCGAGCCAGGGCACCCCACTGCCGCCCGAGAACGTGCCCGCCCCGCGCGCGGCGCAGCCGCTGCCCGCCGAGGCGTCCGCGCCCGCCGACCCGAACTCGACGCAGGGACGGGCGATCAGCGTGCGGACGCTGGGCCAGGGTGTCCCGTTCAACCGGCAGGCGGTCCAGGTGCAGCAGCCGTCGGCCACGCCCGCCCCGCATCAGCCGGGCGGTTCGGGCCGGCGCCGCAAGCTGGGTACACCGCCCGACCCGGCCGCCACCCGGGCGGACCAGTCGGCCCGCCCGCATCCGCCGGCCGAGCAGCCGCCCACCGCCGCCGCGCAGCCGAAGCCCCAGGCCCAGCCCCAAGCCCAGCCGCAGGGCCAGGGCCAGCCGCAGGGCCAGGGCCAGCCGCAGGGCCAGGCCCAGGAGCAGCCGTCGTTGGGCGGCGGTCAGTCCCGGCGCGCGCCGGTCACCGAGGGCGCCGGGCGGTCGTACGCCATAGGGGCGCCGGACAAGAACGCCGCCGAAGGACCCGAGCCGCTGGACGGGCCCGGCGGGGCCGTGGAGGTGGCCGATCCGCCGCGCCCGCAGCCGATGGACGACGAACTGCCCCCGGAGCCGCTGGACAACCCGCGCCGGCTGCTGGTGTGGCCCGCGCCGGACGTCTCCACCCAGCAGGCGCTCAGCGACCGCGGCTACCGGCCGGTGATCGTGCACTCGCGCGAGGAGGTCGACGCACAGATCGCGGCGTTCCCCGCCGCGCTGTTCGTGGACCCGCTGACCGGGCCGATCACCCGTACGGCGCTCCAGTCGCTGCGGCAGGCCGCGGTCGCCGCGGAGGTGCCGGTGCTGGTCACGGCCGGGCTCGGACAGGCCTCGCGCGATGCCGCCTACGGTGCCGATCCCGCCGTGCTGCTGAAGGCGCTCGCGCCCCGGGACAGCGAGCAGCACCCGCCGCGCGTACTGCTGATCGAGGAGCACGCGGAGATCGCGCTGGCGCTCACCGCGACGCTGGAGCGGCGCGGGATGCAGGTGGCGCGGGCGGCGAGCGACGCGGACGCGGTGGCGCTGGCCGGGCAGTTCCGGCCGAACCTGGTCGTGATGGACCTGATGCAGGTGCGGCGGGGGCAGGCCGGGTACGCCGGGATCATCGACTGGCTGCGCGCGAACGGGCAGCTCAACCGCACCCCGCTCGTCGTCTACACCGCCGCCGTCGACCAGGCCGACCTGCCTCGGCTGGCCTCGGGCGAGACGGTGCTGTTCCTGGCGGAGCGTTCCACGAGCGGCGAGGTGCAGTCCCGGATCGTCGAACTGCTCTCCCGGATCGGAACCAACTGA
- a CDS encoding winged helix-turn-helix transcriptional regulator → MRMKVSESMCPERLVMKHVTSRWGTLALIALLDRSYRFSELRRQIGAVSEKMLAQTLRTLERDGLVRREAKPVIPPRVDYSLTDLGREAAEQVRGLARWTERRMAAVEQAREAYDAART, encoded by the coding sequence ATGCGTATGAAGGTGAGCGAGTCGATGTGCCCGGAACGCCTGGTCATGAAACACGTCACCAGCCGCTGGGGCACCCTGGCCCTGATCGCGCTGCTGGACCGTTCGTACCGCTTCAGCGAACTGCGCCGCCAGATCGGCGCGGTCAGCGAGAAGATGCTGGCCCAGACCCTGCGGACGCTGGAGCGCGACGGCCTGGTCCGGCGGGAGGCCAAGCCCGTGATCCCGCCCCGCGTGGACTACTCCCTCACGGACCTGGGCCGGGAGGCCGCCGAACAGGTCCGCGGCCTCGCCCGGTGGACGGAGCGGCGGATGGCGGCGGTCGAGCAGGCCCGCGAGGCGTACGACGCGGCGCGGACCTGA
- a CDS encoding amidohydrolase family protein, which produces MSDHEAGQVRRFWEGLGLPGLVDVHTHFMPERVLRKVWGYFDALGPLTGGVEWPITYRRAEGERAALLREFGVRAFTAMLYPHKPGMARWLNGWAVDFARRTPDCLHTSTLFPEPDVGTYVREAVEAGARVFKAHVQVGAYDPADELLDAAWGVLAEAGVPVVIHCGSGPAPGKHTGPEPIARVLARHPRLRLVVAHLGMPEYEDFLDLADRYGGVRLDTTMAFTDFSERLAPFPRRALPRLAGLGDRILLGSDFPNIPYPYLHQLRALERLELGDAWLRGVCHDNAARLFGLPEHRPEHRSGH; this is translated from the coding sequence ATGAGTGATCACGAGGCCGGGCAGGTCCGCCGGTTCTGGGAGGGCCTCGGGCTGCCCGGACTGGTCGACGTGCACACGCACTTCATGCCCGAGCGGGTGCTGCGCAAGGTCTGGGGCTACTTCGATGCCCTCGGCCCGCTGACCGGTGGAGTGGAGTGGCCGATCACCTATCGGCGGGCGGAGGGCGAACGCGCGGCACTGCTGCGGGAGTTCGGGGTGCGCGCCTTCACGGCCATGCTGTACCCGCACAAGCCGGGCATGGCGAGGTGGCTGAACGGCTGGGCGGTGGACTTCGCCCGCCGGACCCCCGACTGCCTGCACACTTCCACCCTCTTCCCGGAGCCGGACGTCGGGACGTACGTCCGCGAGGCGGTCGAGGCGGGGGCGCGGGTCTTCAAGGCGCATGTGCAGGTGGGGGCCTACGACCCGGCCGACGAACTGCTCGACGCGGCGTGGGGTGTGCTCGCCGAGGCGGGGGTACCGGTCGTCATCCACTGCGGGTCCGGACCCGCGCCCGGCAAGCACACCGGACCCGAGCCGATCGCGCGGGTGCTGGCGCGGCACCCCCGGCTGCGGCTGGTCGTCGCGCACCTCGGGATGCCCGAGTACGAGGACTTCCTCGACCTCGCCGACCGGTACGGCGGGGTCCGGCTGGACACGACGATGGCGTTCACCGACTTCAGCGAGCGTCTCGCCCCCTTCCCCCGGCGGGCCCTGCCCCGGCTGGCCGGCCTCGGCGACCGCATCCTGCTCGGATCGGACTTCCCCAACATCCCGTATCCCTACCTGCATCAGCTACGCGCGCTGGAGCGGCTGGAACTGGGGGACGCGTGGCTGCGAGGCGTGTGCCACGACAACGCGGCCCGGCTCTTCGGGCTGCCGGAGCACCGGCCGGAGCACCGGTCGGGGCACTGA
- a CDS encoding DUF2797 domain-containing protein, giving the protein MAQVWKCSGLRWAADGPVLTWVGGRRSALARGKRVAFGVAEGGVRICVGARGHACPARAGVTGRSAGARCEECARLDRAHSVAADTIADDPRPYRVYLAWFGPGLVKVGITAHERGAARLLEQGAVCFSWLGCGPLMAARRTEELLRAALGVPDRIPYAHKRAVRAGLPASEAERTAEIAELHARAAALGGWPESLTPEPFRGVDHAGVFGIEGAGRGPAAVGEVAELVAGGAIGGELVAAAGPDLHLATERGVVVLDTRLMTGWELVSAGGEPCAVPVRELKRAAGVQDGLF; this is encoded by the coding sequence ATGGCACAGGTGTGGAAGTGCTCGGGGCTGCGGTGGGCGGCGGACGGTCCCGTGCTGACATGGGTCGGGGGCCGGCGCAGTGCGCTGGCCAGGGGGAAGCGGGTGGCCTTCGGGGTCGCCGAGGGGGGTGTGCGGATTTGCGTGGGAGCGCGGGGGCACGCGTGCCCGGCCCGGGCCGGTGTGACGGGACGGAGTGCGGGGGCGCGGTGCGAGGAGTGCGCGCGGCTGGACCGGGCGCACTCCGTGGCCGCCGACACGATCGCGGACGATCCGCGGCCGTACCGCGTCTATCTGGCGTGGTTCGGGCCCGGGCTCGTCAAGGTGGGGATCACCGCACACGAGCGGGGAGCCGCCCGGCTGCTGGAGCAGGGAGCCGTCTGCTTCAGTTGGCTGGGCTGCGGGCCCCTGATGGCCGCACGCCGGACCGAGGAACTGCTGCGGGCCGCGCTGGGCGTGCCCGACCGGATCCCGTACGCCCACAAGCGCGCGGTGCGGGCCGGGTTGCCGGCGTCGGAGGCGGAGCGGACGGCCGAGATCGCGGAGTTGCACGCGCGGGCGGCGGCGCTCGGCGGCTGGCCGGAGTCGCTGACGCCGGAGCCGTTCCGGGGCGTGGACCACGCGGGCGTCTTCGGGATCGAGGGGGCGGGCCGTGGGCCGGCCGCCGTGGGGGAGGTCGCCGAGCTGGTGGCGGGCGGGGCGATCGGTGGGGAGCTGGTGGCGGCGGCCGGGCCGGATCTGCACCTGGCGACGGAGCGCGGGGTCGTCGTGCTGGACACGCGGCTGATGACGGGGTGGGAGCTGGTGTCCGCCGGGGGCGAGCCGTGCGCCGTGCCCGTGCGCGAACTCAAACGAGCGGCCGGAGTACAGGACGGGCTGTTCTGA
- a CDS encoding TetR family transcriptional regulator, which translates to MAARDPEATKARIFEAAVAEFARYGIAGARIDRIAAEARANKQLIYAYYGNKSELFASVLEKKMLDLAISVPFDPDDVEGWVDRLLDYHAAHPELLRLLFWEGMEYGTAELPHEAERQDHYARKVAAVRDGQARGVITDAIPAPDLLFLLVAMTNWASVVPQMKRILVGGEDTDADRLRASIKTAARRIVDG; encoded by the coding sequence ATGGCAGCAAGGGACCCCGAGGCCACCAAGGCCCGGATCTTCGAGGCCGCGGTCGCCGAATTCGCCCGCTACGGCATCGCGGGCGCCCGCATCGACCGCATCGCGGCCGAGGCCAGGGCCAACAAGCAGCTCATCTACGCCTACTACGGCAACAAGAGCGAGCTGTTCGCCTCGGTCCTCGAGAAGAAGATGCTCGACCTCGCGATCTCCGTCCCCTTCGACCCGGACGACGTCGAGGGCTGGGTCGACCGCCTGCTGGACTATCACGCCGCCCACCCCGAGCTGCTGCGCCTCCTCTTCTGGGAGGGCATGGAGTACGGCACCGCCGAGCTGCCCCACGAGGCCGAACGCCAGGATCACTACGCCCGCAAGGTCGCCGCCGTGCGGGACGGCCAGGCACGCGGCGTGATCACCGACGCCATCCCGGCGCCCGACCTCCTCTTCCTGCTGGTCGCGATGACCAACTGGGCGTCCGTCGTGCCGCAGATGAAGCGCATCCTGGTCGGCGGTGAGGACACCGACGCCGACCGCCTGCGCGCCTCGATCAAGACGGCGGCGCGCAGGATCGTCGACGGGTAG
- a CDS encoding MFS transporter produces the protein MPSPSAASPAASRSADRTARPLRQEPSASSRLFLPLIAVCTAVTAANIYLAAPLLPLIARDFGSTPSAVAWLASVAQFGYAAGLLFFAPLGDNVNRRRLVAVLALVAAAALVAGAASGGTGALAGAVLIASAATVVPQLLVPLVAERAPAGRRARHVAAVIAGLFTGVVAARVLGGLVGQAFGWRVVFVGAAVLTAVLGLATAYILPAQRRRRAGSLFAGLAALPGVVRRSPDLWRACVRQAGMYGAWSALWTSLALLLAGDEGYGMTTAAAGLFGLFGLAASVVAPLAGGLVDRFGAAKVVRSAYLLAAVSVPLFWLGGQAMAALCAAAVLVHAALVASHVANQTLALTTTSAPATANTAYVVSGFAGGALASALAGPAYGHWGWGGVCAVAGAWLVLGWAATAVRSGKP, from the coding sequence ATGCCGTCACCGTCAGCAGCCTCGCCGGCCGCGTCCCGGAGCGCGGACCGCACCGCGCGCCCGCTGCGACAGGAGCCGTCCGCCTCCTCCCGCCTCTTCCTCCCCCTGATCGCCGTCTGCACCGCCGTCACGGCGGCCAACATCTACCTCGCGGCCCCGCTGCTTCCCCTCATCGCCCGCGACTTCGGCTCCACCCCTTCGGCGGTCGCCTGGCTCGCCTCGGTCGCGCAGTTCGGGTACGCGGCCGGTCTGCTCTTCTTCGCCCCGCTCGGGGACAACGTGAACCGGCGCCGCCTCGTCGCCGTCCTCGCACTGGTCGCCGCGGCGGCCCTGGTCGCCGGCGCCGCGTCGGGCGGGACCGGCGCGCTCGCGGGCGCCGTCCTGATCGCCTCGGCCGCGACCGTCGTACCGCAGCTTTTGGTCCCGCTGGTCGCCGAGCGCGCGCCCGCCGGCCGCCGGGCCCGGCACGTGGCGGCCGTCATCGCCGGCCTGTTCACCGGAGTGGTGGCGGCCCGTGTGCTCGGCGGGCTGGTCGGGCAGGCCTTCGGCTGGCGCGTGGTGTTCGTGGGCGCGGCCGTCCTGACCGCCGTACTGGGCCTGGCGACCGCGTACATACTGCCCGCGCAGCGGCGGCGTCGTGCGGGCTCGCTGTTCGCCGGGCTCGCCGCACTGCCCGGTGTGGTGCGCCGTTCGCCGGACCTGTGGCGCGCCTGCGTGCGCCAGGCGGGGATGTACGGCGCCTGGAGCGCCCTGTGGACCTCGCTGGCGCTGCTCCTGGCCGGGGACGAGGGGTACGGCATGACCACCGCCGCGGCCGGGCTGTTCGGCCTTTTCGGGCTCGCGGCGAGTGTCGTCGCGCCGCTCGCGGGCGGCCTGGTCGACCGGTTCGGCGCCGCGAAGGTCGTACGGTCCGCTTACCTGCTCGCCGCCGTGTCGGTGCCGCTGTTCTGGCTGGGCGGGCAGGCGATGGCCGCCCTGTGCGCGGCGGCGGTGCTGGTGCACGCCGCCCTGGTCGCCTCCCACGTCGCCAACCAGACCCTCGCCCTGACCACCACCTCCGCTCCGGCCACCGCCAACACGGCGTACGTCGTGTCCGGCTTCGCGGGCGGCGCCCTGGCCTCGGCCCTCGCGGGGCCCGCCTACGGCCACTGGGGCTGGGGCGGGGTCTGCGCGGTGGCGGGGGCGTGGCTGGTACTGGGGTGGGCGGCGACGGCCGTGCGAAGCGGTAAACCGTAA
- a CDS encoding peptidoglycan D,D-transpeptidase FtsI family protein: protein MNKPLRAVAIFCGLLVLGLLIRANWLQYVRAPELASDTKNRRVQIEQFATPRGDIIVGGRAVTGSAETEGTDLKFKRTYADGPMYAPVTGYASQAQGMTLLEKTYDGILTGKDDRLAFQRFADVVSGEGRRAGAVVTTIDPKAQKAAWKGLTDLKGARGAVVALDPATGKVLALVSAPSYDPSTFAGGTFKESDRFVALDKDKRKPLANRALRETYPPGSTFKILTAAAALEHGAVTDIDARTDAVSPYPLPQSTNKIGSEAGDGVCDKASMKVAMQYSCNNVFLDAAAELGQDKMRETAEKFGFNENVYSDDFGDLLATKSLYPENLDLPGTALTGMGQGSLTSTPMQMAMVTAGLANDGKVMQPYIVDEVKGPDLGTLEKTEPAVMSEAVSAETAQKVQQMMEFTAKEGSARRAQIEGITVGGKTGTAQRGVDVNDKVPYGWFVSYGKKTDGSSVAVAVFIDPTDMDISREDISGGGLGAPIAKSVMEAVLKQ from the coding sequence GTGAACAAGCCGCTGAGGGCTGTGGCGATCTTCTGCGGGCTGCTGGTGCTCGGCCTGCTGATCCGCGCGAACTGGCTGCAGTACGTCCGGGCGCCGGAGCTCGCCTCCGACACGAAGAACCGGCGGGTGCAGATCGAGCAGTTCGCCACCCCGCGCGGAGACATCATCGTCGGCGGCCGGGCCGTCACCGGGTCCGCCGAGACGGAGGGCACCGACCTCAAGTTCAAGCGCACCTACGCCGACGGGCCGATGTACGCGCCGGTGACGGGCTACGCGTCGCAGGCCCAGGGCATGACGCTGCTGGAGAAGACCTACGACGGCATCCTGACCGGCAAGGACGACCGGCTGGCGTTCCAGCGGTTCGCCGACGTCGTCAGCGGCGAGGGCCGGCGGGCCGGGGCCGTGGTCACCACCATCGACCCGAAGGCGCAGAAGGCCGCCTGGAAGGGGCTGACCGATCTGAAGGGCGCGCGGGGCGCGGTGGTCGCGCTGGACCCGGCGACCGGGAAGGTGCTGGCCCTGGTGTCGGCGCCGTCCTACGACCCGTCGACGTTCGCGGGCGGCACCTTCAAGGAGTCCGACCGCTTCGTGGCGCTCGACAAGGACAAGCGCAAGCCGCTGGCCAACCGCGCGCTGCGGGAGACCTACCCGCCGGGATCCACCTTCAAGATCCTCACCGCGGCCGCCGCGCTGGAGCACGGTGCCGTCACCGACATCGACGCCCGCACGGACGCCGTCTCCCCGTACCCCCTGCCGCAGTCCACGAACAAGATCGGCAGTGAGGCCGGCGACGGGGTCTGCGACAAGGCCTCGATGAAGGTCGCGATGCAGTACTCGTGCAACAACGTCTTCCTGGACGCCGCGGCCGAGCTGGGGCAGGACAAGATGCGGGAGACGGCCGAGAAGTTCGGGTTCAACGAGAACGTCTACTCCGACGACTTCGGCGACCTGCTCGCCACCAAGAGCCTCTACCCCGAGAACCTCGACCTGCCCGGCACCGCGCTCACCGGCATGGGCCAGGGCAGCCTCACCAGTACGCCGATGCAGATGGCCATGGTCACCGCCGGGCTGGCCAACGACGGCAAGGTGATGCAGCCCTACATCGTCGACGAGGTCAAGGGACCGGACCTGGGCACCCTGGAGAAGACCGAGCCCGCGGTGATGAGCGAGGCGGTCTCCGCCGAGACCGCGCAGAAGGTCCAGCAGATGATGGAGTTCACCGCCAAGGAGGGCAGCGCCCGCCGCGCCCAGATCGAAGGCATCACCGTCGGCGGCAAGACCGGTACCGCGCAGCGCGGTGTCGACGTGAACGACAAGGTGCCCTACGGCTGGTTCGTCTCCTACGGCAAGAAGACGGACGGGTCCTCCGTCGCCGTGGCCGTCTTCATCGACCCGACCGACATGGACATCTCCCGCGAGGACATCTCCGGTGGCGGTCTCGGCGCGCCCATCGCCAAGAGCGTCATGGAGGCGGTGCTGAAGCAGTGA